A stretch of the Xiphias gladius isolate SHS-SW01 ecotype Sanya breed wild chromosome 21, ASM1685928v1, whole genome shotgun sequence genome encodes the following:
- the tgm2b gene encoding protein-glutamine gamma-glutamyltransferase 2: MAQALDIDRWNLECEFNNTDHRTDLNGVDRLIVRRGQKFTISLYLRSGKYQPGVSSLDFVAETGPQPSEQYGTRASFGLSATIDTSRWSAAVASPPGDTVALSICSAPDAPIGRYTLTLGRSGRIEFILLFNPWCPGDAVYMDNEQSLEEYVLSQDGIIFRGSAKYPTATPWNFGQFESEILDICLRILDMNPKCLKDPGKDCSGRRNPIYVSRVLSAMVNCNDDKGVLQGKWYGGYEGGVSPLFWKGSVEILRNWQTQKCQPVCYGQCWVFAAVACTVSRALGIPCRVVTNYLSAHDTNSNLVIERYINENGEFTQSRDMIWNYHCWVESWMTRPDLKSDFNGWQASDPTPQEKSEGVYCCGPIPVRAIKEGELTFKYDAPFVFAEVNADVISFMKKKDGSISKVTNTTSVGQKISTKSVGSDTREDITHLYKYPEGSDEEREAFKKANHQNKLLQEKNQGLHLTIKVTSDMRKGCDFDVFAVVTNNTQSVKMCRLFFGSCIMSYNGFLGGNCGFKDLLNVELSPGAERRVPLQLSYSKYGGLLNEDNLIRLAALLVDYSTKETTLAVRNIVLVNPEIKVRILGEPKENRKLAAEITLQNPLPEPLENCCFSIEGANLTGGRAICERLDSSVGPGEDAKVKIYFTPTHSGLRKLVVDFDSSKLHHVKGYRNVIIGK, from the exons CGCTTGACATTGATCGCTGGAACCTGGAGTGTGAGTTCAACAACACCGACCATCGTACTGATCTCAACGGTGTAGATCGTCTGATTGTGAGAAGAGGCCAAAAGTTCACGATCAGCCTCTACCTTCGCTCCGGAAAGTATCAACCAGGAGTCAGCTCTCTTGACTTTGTTGCAGAAACAG GTCCTCAACCCTCTGAGCAGTATGGCACCAGGGCCTCCTTTGGTCTGTCTGCCACCATTGACACTTCCCGCTGGAGTGCTGCTGTCGCCAGTCCCCCTGGGGACACGGTGGCCCTGTCTATCTGCTCTGCCCCTGACGCACCTATAGGCCGCTACACCCTGACCCTCGGGCGATCAGGGCGGATTGAGTTTATCCTACTCTTTAACCCGTGGTGCCCAG GTGATGCAGTATACATGGACAATGAGCAGAGTTTGGAGGAATACGTCTTGTCTCAGGATGGAATCATCTTTCGAGGCAGCGCCAAATATCCCACAGCGACTCCCTGGAACTTCGGCCAG tttgaaagtGAAATCCTTGATATCTGTCTGAGGATTCTCGATATGAATCCTAAATGTCTGAAAGATCCCGGCAAAGACTGCTCAGGGAGAAGAAATCCCATCTATGTGTCCAGAGTGCTAAGTGCAATG GTGAACTGTAATGACGACAAAGGGGTGTTGCAGGGAAAATGGTATGGGGGTTATGAAGGAGGTGTGAGCCCATTGTTCTGGAAGGGCAGTGTGGAGATTCTGCGCAACTGGCAAACACAAAAGTGTCAGCCTGTGTGCTATGGACAGTGCTGGGTGTTTGCTGCAGTGGCCTGCACAG TTTCCAGAGCCCTTGGCATTCCATGCCGAGTCGTCACCAACTACCTTTCAGCCCATGACACTAACAGCAACCTGGTGATTGAACGCTACATCAACGAAAATGGAGAATTCACTCAATCCAGAGATATGATCTG GAATTACCACTGCTGGGTGGAGAGCTGGATGACCAGGCCCGACcttaaatctgattttaatgGCTGGCAGGCCAGTGACCCTACACCTCAGGAGAAAAGTGAAG GAGTGTACTGCTGTGGCCCCATCCCTGTCAGGGCCATCAAGGAGGGTGAGCTCACGTTCAAGTATGATGCCCCATTTGTCTTTGCTGAGGTTAATGCTGACGTTATCAGCttcatgaagaaaaaagatggcAGCATATCAAAAGTCACTAACACTACAAGTGTAGGCCAGAAGATCAGCACAAAGAGTGTGGGCAGTGATACCAGAGAGGACATCACTCACCTCTACAAGTATCCTGAAG GTTCTGATGAAGAGCGGGAAGCTTTCAAGAAGGCCAACCACCAAAACAAGCTGCTCCAGGAGAAGAATCAAGGCCTACACCTCACCATCAAGGTGACATCGGATATGAGGAAGGGCTGTGACTTCGACGTGTTCGCTGTGGTTACTAACAACACGCAGAGCGTGAAGATGTGCCGCCTGTTTTTTGGATCCTGCATCATGTCCTACAATGGGTTTCTTGGAGGGAACTGTGGTTTTAAAGACCTGCTCAATGTTGAGCTCTCACCAGGAGCAG AGAGGCGAGTACCTCTACAGTTGAGCTACTCTAAGTACGGTGGCCTACTCAATGAGGACAACTTAATCCGTCTGGCAGCTCTGTTAGTGGACTATAGCACAAAAGAGACAACACTTGCAGTGAGAAACATTGTGCTGGTGAATCCTGAAATCAAAGTCCGA ATCCTGGGTGAACCAAAGGAGAATCGCAAACTGGCAGCAGAGATCACCCTCCAAAACCCGCTGCCAGAGCCTCTGGAGAACTGCTGCTTCAGCATTGAGGGGGCTAACCTCACTGGGGGACGCGCAATCTGTGAGAG GCTGGACTCCTCAGTGGGACCAGGGGAAGATGCCAAGGTGAAAATTTACTTCACTCCCACCCATTCTGGGCTGAGAAAGCTGGTGGTTGACTTCGACAGCAGCAAGCTGCATCACGTCAAGGGCTACAGAAATGTCATTATTGGAAAATAG